TGATGCCGCTCTGGAGACATATCGCCGTCATATCGGCGAGCCTTATTATTCTTTCATGATAGACAGCCTCTATTTCATTGTCCTGGATAACAGCCGCCGCGAGTCCAACCGCGGTTTTGATGAAGCGCAGCTGGCATGGCTCCAGGCGGAACTGGAGAAAAGCCGCGCTGCAAAGTACACCTTTGTTACCCATCATAAACCATTTTGGTTCGAATCGACCGCCTCGGGGCATCCCGATACAACCCATGCCCTCTTCAAAAAATATGGAGTCGATATGGTCTTTACCGGTCATTATCATGTTTATTTCAGCGGGATGTATGACGGTGTCAGGTATATCTCAGTGGGAAGTTCCGGCGGCGATACCGATCCGGGCATCTCCGGGCTGGAGTATCATTTCCTCTGGGTCACGGTTGACTCCTCCGGTATTCATACCGCGCCTGTCGCTTTTGGGGGAGTCTTGCCGGAGAATGAAGTCACCGCCGCCGAATTCGCCTTCGCTCAGAATGTCGAGCGGAGCGGAATCAGTTTCGATACGCCTCTTCCGGTTGACCACTCTCTCAATCTTCGCGAGAGCGAGGTTATCCTGAATCTGCATAACCTCCAGCAAGAAATAGCCGCCGACGATACCTTGCGCTGGGAAGTTCCTGAGGGATGGTCGGTTACCCCGTCGGTTCTGCCGGTATCTCTTGCCCCCGGTGACCGCAGCTCCCTGCGATTCACCGTTTCAAGGAGCGGGGAGAGCCTTTATCCTATCCCGTCGGTGTCGATAAGACTGCCGGTCGCCACCGGCAAGAGTCAGCCCGTCAACAGGGGACTTTGGCTTTGCCGTGAGGCTTACTGCCGGCGGGTCAGCCCACCGCCGACTATCGATGGTCGCCTTGATGAATCGGTCTGGAGCGCTCCGGTCGAGCGTTTCTTTTCTGATAATGGCTCCCCAATGGCAACCGATTCGGTTTACTTCTATTTTGCTTATGACGACAGCTCCCTTTATCTTGCCGCCCGCTGTCTGGAATCGAAGCCTGAATCTTTAAAAGCGGCATTGTCCGGCCATGATGCCCCGGTTCATTCGGAAGATTGTGTCGGCTTTTTCTTCCAACCGGATCTGAATCGTGAGGAAGTCTTTCAGGTTTATTTCAATCCGGTGGGCGCTATATTTGACCAGAAAATCACTCCCAATGTCAGTGGCTATATGACCGGCGATCCTGCCTGGAATGGCATTTATGAACTCAAGACATTATCCAGCCCGACCGGATGGATAGTGGAAGCGAGAATCC
The genomic region above belongs to Candidatus Zixiibacteriota bacterium and contains:
- a CDS encoding metallophosphoesterase, translating into MKFLKSTALTITLGVILIAATVMASEKPTRFAVIGDRTGEHQEGIYEQIVAEIARLRPDFALTVGDMIEGYTVDTAVLNREWEEYKSIVKALPCPIFYTPGNHDITYDAALETYRRHIGEPYYSFMIDSLYFIVLDNSRRESNRGFDEAQLAWLQAELEKSRAAKYTFVTHHKPFWFESTASGHPDTTHALFKKYGVDMVFTGHYHVYFSGMYDGVRYISVGSSGGDTDPGISGLEYHFLWVTVDSSGIHTAPVAFGGVLPENEVTAAEFAFAQNVERSGISFDTPLPVDHSLNLRESEVILNLHNLQQEIAADDTLRWEVPEGWSVTPSVLPVSLAPGDRSSLRFTVSRSGESLYPIPSVSIRLPVATGKSQPVNRGLWLCREAYCRRVSPPPTIDGRLDESVWSAPVERFFSDNGSPMATDSVYFYFAYDDSSLYLAARCLESKPESLKAALSGHDAPVHSEDCVGFFFQPDLNREEVFQVYFNPVGAIFDQKITPNVSGYMTGDPAWNGIYELKTLSSPTGWIVEARIPLAQWRATAAPETAWGLNFRRKQYRLRTSADWQAPIDYDPKSFGRLLFRTQ